In one window of Lampris incognitus isolate fLamInc1 chromosome 3, fLamInc1.hap2, whole genome shotgun sequence DNA:
- the LOC130109936 gene encoding claudin-1-like — translation MASSEMQLLGFLLSLAGLGATAVAACMVEWRRFDEGSGLLQQTYEGLWMTCTGQIGGRMTCESYESLFKLPIEIQATRSVMLLSIFLSGVALMASTAGMKCTRFMDGNDRTKATVAMVGGIIFMISGVLTLAITSWYVQQIIQSFFGSRHLTRYEFGNAVFVSWGGAVSTLVGGAFLSCRRCSRSLLFRPSSTPGTDYV, via the exons ATGGCCAGCTCGGAAATGCAGCTCCTCGGGTTCCTGCTCTCCCTGGCCGGCCTCGGCGCCACCGCCGTCGCCGCCTGCATGGTGGAGTGGAGGAGGTTCGACGAGGGGAGCGGACTCCTGCAGCAAACCTACGAGGGTCTGTGGATGACCTGCACCGGACAGATCGGGGGGAGGATGACCTGCGAGTCCTACGAGTCTCTCTTCAAACTCCCCA TTGAGATCCAGGCCACCAGGTCGGTGATGCTGCTCAGCATCTTCCTGTCCGGCGTGGCTCTGATGGCGTCCACCGCCGGGATGAAGTGCACGCGCTTCATGGACGGAAATGACCGGACCAAAGCCACGGTGGCCATGGTGGGAGGAATCATATTCATGATCTCAG GTGTGTTGACGTTGGCCATAACCTCGTGGTACGTCCAACAGATTATTCAGAGCTTCTTTGGATCCCGTCACCTGACAAG GTATGAGtttggcaacgccgtcttcgtGAGCTGGGGTGGTGCCGTATCCACCCTGGTGGGAGGGGCTTTCCTCAGCTGtcgcaggtgcagcaggtcattGTTGTTCCGCCCATCCTCGACCCCCGGCACCGACTACGTCTAG